Genomic DNA from Oncorhynchus clarkii lewisi isolate Uvic-CL-2024 chromosome 5, UVic_Ocla_1.0, whole genome shotgun sequence:
aagaaacaaagtaATCtcctgttggatctgacaattaatcttgatggttgtacagtcgtctcaaataaaactgtgaaggaccttggcgttaactctggaccctgatctctctttttgACGAACATATtaagaatatttcaaggacagctttcttctatcttcgtaacattgcaaaaatcccaAACCTATTGTCCAGAAATGATGCATAAAAGCTCATCCATGCGTTTGTcccttctagattagactactgcaatgctgcccggataaagcacaaaataaacttcagttagtgctaaacatgcCTGCTAGAATCTTGAGTAGAAcccaaacatttgatcatattactccagtgctagcctctctacactggcttcctgttaattctagggttgatttcaaggttttactgctaacctacaaagcattacattggCTTGCTCATTCTGTCAATAACAAACATAGCTCAGACAGAGGATGGGAGTGTCAAGTCATCAGTAAATGTTGAAATGAAAGAAATGCAACATTCTAAATCAATTCACTTTGAAACCATGATGTCTATCAACATTGAATCAATAGAGGATATATTGCTTCATGGCAATTGAATGAAACATATTCTCTCGTAACCCTAAttcctctggataagagtgtctgataaatgactcAAATTTTAAAAAACGAGAATGCACTAGGAATTGAATCCTTACTCAAAAACCATTAATGCAGTGTTGCAAATAACAGGAGATCCAATGCACCCTTCCTTAAGATAAAATGTTATTGCTACCAGAAATCATTTGAAATGGAAGGACTGTAACCAAAAACATGTATAGACATCATTCTCTTACAAAGGAAAAATAGTACACCAAGGGAACAGATTAAAGACTACCCACtgagcacagatgtcagttcaatgtctagttttgatttacatttggttgagttgtccaCTAactgtgaattcaacgtgaaatcaacaacgaatgtcaccatgtcattggatttaggttaaaagttggtgggggggggggatacaacTTCATCACATTGATTTCattggttgaaatgatgtggaaacaacgctGATTCAATCAGTTTTTGTCCAGTGAGTAGGCCCTTTAAGGGACCTGAGCAGAAGGTGGTAGCTGAAAAGATGAAAAACATAAAAGCTTTTAAATATTACAATGAGGTACTTTCCAGTGCAATTAAAGTCACTGTCTGCTTTTAACCAGAATGGAGTAGGTTCTATCACTGATGTGCTGCTCAAAATGTAATCGGGCAATTTAACAGTCGAAACCTCGAACTTCCAATAACTTAGACAGCATAAATTACAAGCCATGCTGAACTAACTATTTTTGAATGTGTAAACATTACTGTCGTGTACGATTTTTTGTGATCACACAAAAAGGTTATTGTAGGCCTGTATGTCATGGGCTGGATCTGAACTCAGGTCTCCCATGGGAGAAACCAATTCCCTCTTGGCGCAACGTTGACACTGATGGTGAAGTCGCAGGGAGGACTAACTTTATACATCAAACCCAAAGAAGTTCATAATTAGAATTCTCTGTTTTCTTCATCCATCTGATGTGCCAGAGACAGTTTATCATAAGTACAGTAGATGGTGATATTGTATCTTATATATTTGCACCCTGACCTGTAATACTGTAACGAGACAAGACTTGTTCTCAACTTTTAACCTAACATACTGTAGCTTAGATACATATAAGAAAGCCTACTAACTTAGTTCACTTTCAAACGTTTCATTTGGAAATGGCCCACAGGATTGATTGTATGCAGAGTATCAAAACTCACTGTTTTCACAACTCCACATGTGTAGTTCCCTATCAGAATCATAACTCAAATAATGTAATCATAGTTTAGTATTAAACACATAACAGTTATAGAAACACAGACATGTTTAACACTCTTGAAATTAAATTAACCATTGGATGAAATTGTTTTGGCAAGATGAAATTGATAAGCCTATTGAAACTGATTATTGATTAGGCCTATGGTAATTCTGTAGGTTGttagaaaggagggaggagggaggggatacctagtcagttgcacaacttaATGCTTTCAACCGAAATGAGTCAtccccatttaacccaacctctctgAGGGGAGGTGTTTTACGCTGAGTTGCAACATGCAATCATCCAACCAAAATGTGTTTAGGGCCCTCATGGCTAGAGCCCGCCCTGCACACAAGGCTATAGAGACAGTGATTATTCGTTAGATCACTCTAAAATCAAACAAACACAGCACATGACAGATGTCACAGCTCAAACATGAGTTCCCTGGATAATCAGATGGGTAAGTACACTTAGTTAATAGTATATTAACGTTCTTGTTGTATATATGATACTTGTATGAAAGGAAGTTAAATGTAATAATATCATCAACTAGAATTGGTATTTATATCAGTAGACTATTGTAGTGCAAACCCATCAGGTCAATGCAATAATACTTTAAATATTTTGTTCAGTTATTGTTAAACGGGTCAAAGTACACAAAAAGTATGCTCCTTTACACTAACTTTTCATTAAACTAACAGTAAACATGTATAAATACTGCTgtcaaacatacagtatattaagtATATCCAATATAGTTCAGTTCAATTCAAATTACTTTATTGTGAAATGCCAGATCTTCTTTTGTGGTTGACTCAATCATTAATAAATACAGAGACACTCACTGTTCATCAACAAGTACATCCGTTCATAATGGGGTCTCTGTGCATTGTCAATATCCGTAAATATTtttgcttttaaaaaaaaaaatgttttaattttttttacttatGAGGGTGCTGTCCACAAACAGGAAATTATTATCTTCTTAAGTTAAGCATTCAAGTTGATTATTTTGTTAATTAATAGTTTCCAGCTTTTCATTGCTTTTCTCTTTTTTCTATGTTAAACGTGTCAGAGTAAAAAGGACACCATCAGCTGCATGTTTAATTAGCACAGGTCTCTTAGTTTCCTGCACATTTTTGCATATGTATTGAATTATGGCAGTACCTGCCCTGCTTGTAATGTCATGTGGATGGTTGTTTGGTGTGTTTGAACTGTACCCAAGTCATTGGAgaattaaaacatatattttgtcTCTTAAAAGTATTATATGATTTTTAAGAAGATGTTGAGACACTTTTTAAAACATACAATAAAGAGCATTTTTGATACTGCAAAATGATTTGATTGGACATGTCATGTGATTCAGTGGGATCTCCATGGAATATCGTAAGAATAATATGACTCAAAGTAACATCACATGACTCTATGGTCAATAAAATATACCGTAACCAAAAGGACAATGCAAATTAATCGAAACCTTTAAAAGGGGCAAACATTGCAAACATACAATTCTGTGCCAATAGTGAAGATCTTGTCTTTGTCACCCAACAGAGCAGCCAAAGAAAAATGATGAGCTGAGGATTGTTTTGGTTGGGAAGACTGGAGTTGGGAAGAGTGCAGTAGGAAACACCATCTTGGGAGAAACCACTTTTACGTCTAAGTTATCTTCCTCCTCTGTGACATTGGTGTGTGACAAAAACAAAAGGAATGTGGATGGGCAAATGGTTGCTGTCATCGACACTCCAGGCTTGTTTGACACCCAATCTACCCAAGAGGAGATACTGAACGAGATCAAAATGTGCATCTCTTTTGCTGCTCCTGGTCCCCATGCGTTCCTGATTGTGATCCAGCTGGGTAGATACACAAACGAGGAGAAAGAGGCGGTGAACATCCTCCAGCAGATCTTTGGCAAAGAGGCAGAAAAGTACACCATAGTGCTTTTCACTCGTGAAGATGATCTAGAGGGAAAAAGTATTGAATCATTCATTATGGGAAGTGAAGTCTGTGCAGATTTAAAAACCTTGGTCTTTGAAGCATGTCATGGGAGATATCATGCCTTCAACAACAGAGACCGCAATAATCGCTCTCAGGTATCTAAGCTGCTTGAGAAGATCAACAACATGACCATAACGGATGGAAGACAGCACTACTACACCAACAAAATGCTCCAAGAGGCTGAGAGAGCAATTGAGGAGGAGAAAGATAGGATTCTGAAAGAGAAAGAAGAGCAGACAAGGAGTGAAATGAAAGCACTGGAAAATAAATATGAAGGACCCGCTCTGGAGGAAGCGAAGAAGAAGTTGATGCAAGAAATGGAGAACGACGCAAGATATATAGCTGAGAGAAGAAATCAAGTTCTGAAAATAGCAGGCTTCACTCTTGCTGGAGCGGCTtctgttggagcagctgtggttgccCTCGGGAAAGGGACCTGTGGAATACAATGACAGACAACAGTTTTGCCAGACTTTTAGTGTTTGCTGAAATGTTCAAACCATAATGATTAGGGGGAGCACACATTAGACAGAAACACACTTATTTGGCATAACATGTACATTTAAATATACTGAAGTTTTTAAAGATAAAAACATTTGAGGTGTTTGGTCTGAGGTACAGTTGATCCTAAGCTAtgtaattgtagaataatattattattacatttaaaTATACTGAAGTTTTTAAAACACATTTGAGGTGTTTGGTCTGAGGTACAGTTGATCCTAGGCTATGTAATTGTAGCATAATATCCTACTTTCTAAGATTCACAGCTACTGTATATCCATTTATTCAATATGCATATTTCCCAATACACTTCAATACTTAGTGTTTTGTAATTTTTCACTTTACAGTTTAAACCTGAAAGTTTTCCTTGATAAAGTAtcattaaatacatgtttttaaatGGTTGGAAAGACTTCAATATAGCCTATTGCATGCAAAAATATGGTTTTAAATAAAAGATTCAGTGAACTGTGGAACTGTAATAAAATCAAAGCTAAAAATGATTGAATTGAGTTTATGGTTTGGAAATCATTTTGAAATAGAAATGGTGTTGAATATGCAACATACAACAAAAATGTGCTGTGTTGTCAATAATCTActtaataaattaataaataaaccCCGACAATAAAAGTGAAAGGAGACTGAGAGGATATAAATAATGGCAGTGAATACCGGTGTTACAAAAATATGGCACTGATCAGTAGCAGGAACATGTTTGGACTTAACACAGTTGTTCAGTCTGTCTAAAGCTATAATTCACATTTCACTATTTCACTTCTGAACTCTTGCTTCAGGTGCTAACAGCAATGACCTGAGACTGGTGTTGGTCGGCCTGAGTGGAGTGGGGAAGAGTGCAGCTGGGAACACCATTCTGGGCCAAAAGGTGTTTGATTCCAGAATCAGTTTCAAAACAGTAACACTGAAGAGTGAGAGACAAGAAGGAGAGGTGTGTGGGAAGAGAGTGATAGTAGTGGACACTCCAGGTCTGTCCAACAGTGACCTCTCTGAGGAGGAAGTGAGAGGGGAGATTAACAGGGCCGTGACTCTGTGTGAACCAGGTccccatgccttcctcctggtcATTCAGCTGGGTCGCTTCACAGAACAAGAGAAGAGCGTAATGAAGACACTCACTGAGCTTTTATCTGCCAACATAGATGGAGACACGATGGTGCTCTTCACTTATGGGGAGAGACTGGAAGACACAACTATAGATCAGTTCATCCACGAGGATAGCAATCTGAAGAAGCTGGTTAAGAAATGCAGGGGTGGATACCACGTGTTCAAAAACAATGACACTAGCAACAAGAATCAGGTTAGAGAGCTTTTAGAAAAAATAGAAACCAGACTACAGAAAAAGCAGAAAAGTTGGTCATGGTACTGGAAAGGGGCAGCTGGTTGCTTTTTCGTCATTGCAGCAGTGATGATAGTAAAAGTGTTGTTAAAAAGGTTACAAACACGTCCCCCGCACATCCCTCCTGTCTCTGCCACCTGTCCTGTCCCTGACATAGTTCCTCCTGTCCCTGACATGGTCCCTCATGTCCCTGACATGGTCTCTTCTGTCCCTGACATGGTCTCTTCTGTCCCTGACATGGTCTCTCCTGTCCCTGACATGGTCTCTCCTGTCCCTGACATGGTCTCTCCTGTCCCTGACATGGTCTCTCCTGTCCCTGACATGGTCTCTTCTGTCCCTGACATGGTCTCTCCTGTCCCTGACATGGTCTCTCCTGTCCCTGACATGGTCTCTTCTGTCCCTGACATGGTCTCTCCTGTCCCTGACATGGTCCCTCCTGTCCCTGACATGGTCTCTTCTGTCCCTGACATGGTCTCTTCTGTCCCTGACATGGTCTCTCCTGTCCCTGACATGGTCTCTTCTGTCCCTGCCACCTGTCCTGTCCCTGACATGGTCTCTCCTGTCCCTGACATGGTCTCTTCTGTCCCTGACATGGTCTCTCCTGTCCCTGACATGGTCTCTCCTGTCCCTGACATGGTCTCTTCTGTCCCTGACATGGTCTCTTCTGTCCCTGACATGGTCTCTCCTGTCCCTGACATGGTCTCTTCTGTCCCTGCCACCTGTCCTGTCCCTGACATGGTCCCTTCTGTCCCTGACATGGTCTCTTCTCTCACTGACATCGTCCCTCCTGTTCCTGACATGATCCCTCCTGTCCCTGACATAGTCTCTTCTGTTCCTGACATGGACCCTCCTGTCCCTGCCACTGTCCCCCCTGTTCGTGAGTCAATTTGGGAAATGGTGaagtcaaacaacaacattattttCACAGCGGGAGTAGGACTGACTCTATTGGTCATCATAAGAAAAATAATTAGGAAATAATGAGAGGTTGGTTGAATGGGACATAATTTCCCACATCTGTGAGTGCCAAATTAAATGAATGCTACAATTATACACCCGTTAACTCTTTTTGAAATTTTAGAACATTTCTTATTGAATGTTAAGAGAATGGGTGACAGGTTGTATTTGAAGAATCACAATAAAATATAAACATGCGAAAACTGATTTAGAAAGACTGGTTATTATTGCTGGATATTATGCATATAAGCTATTGTATGGTTTTCATCAGgtctgttgtcacatgaaaaacAAGTGAGGTCATACTGATGTGCATGTACTTCTACTTtgcaaacatacagtgccttgcgaaagtattcggcccccttgaactttgcgaccttttgccacatttcaggcttcaaacataaagatataaaactgtatttgtttgtgaagaatcaacaacaagtgggacacaatcatgaagtggaacgacatttattggatatttcaaacttttttaacaaatcaaaaactgaaaaattcggcgtgcaaaattattcagcccccttaagttaatactttgtagcgccaccttttgctgcgattacagctgtaagtcgcttggggtatgtctctagcagttttacacatcgagagactgacattttttccttaACTTAGCAATACACTAAACAACACTACTGTAAAATCATCCGTGCACTGGCACCGCAGCTTGGGGTCCACCTTTCCCTGATATGGCTCGCACCCATTTAAAGGGAAGGGGCGCAGGTGTGAGCAATCACCTCTTTAGCCGAGAAGAAAGTAGACATAGTCAATAActgggtttccactagttaccacagccacaaagtccatATTGGCTATAATCGTAAAAGTTCACGAAAACTAAAATGTgccttttggtcttaatttaaggttagcagtgcggttaaggttagggttataatCACATTTAAAGATGATCATTTGTAGAAATAGGCGGGTTTAAGATTGTGTGGTTGTGATAACGAGTGAAGGCCAGCATAACAAAGCACATTTTCCATGATACCAACATTCCAAAGGAATACATGTAACCGGGGCTGCGTTCACACAggcaattctgatatttttcccaCTCATTTATTTTtggatttttaaatattttttacacCTGATTTTTTTCAGATCTAAATGGTTAAAAGACCAATTAGTACATTTTAAGATCAGAAGTgaactgcctgtgtaaacgcagcaaTGGTCATCTTGGCCCTGTTATAATAGCATTGCTGAAAATGTCTCTTCATATGCTCCAGCTACTTTATCTGCGACTGGTGAAAGTCATGCCATATGGGCATATATAGCACTTGTCTGAGAGGTAGGTTAAAGTATAAAGATCAAtattgtaaactcagcaaaaaataaacgtccctttttcaggacactgtctttcaaagataatttgtaaaaatgcaaatgacttcacagatcttcattgtaaagaggcctttccactgactctgaaaaacaccaaaagaaagatgcccagggtccctgctcatctgcatgaacgtgccttaggcatgctgcaaggaggcatgaggactgcagatgtgccAGGGCAAtatattgcaatgtccgtactgtgagacgcctaagacagcgctacagggagacaggccggacagctgattgttctcgcagtggcagaccacgtgtaacaatacctgcacaggatcggtacatccgaacatcacacctgcgggacaggtacaggatggcaatagCAACTGCCGGAGTTACACcagaaacgcacaatccctccatcattgctcagactgtctgcaaataggctgagaaaggctggactgagggcttgtaggcctgttgtaggcaggtcctcaccagacatcaccggcaacaacgtcgcctatgggcacaaacccaccgtcgctggatcagacaggactatcaaaaagtgctcttcactttGGTCGggttcacgtttatcgtcgaatgagcgttacaccgaggcctgtactctggagcgggatcgatttgaaggtggagggtcagtcatggtctggggcggtgtgtcacagcatcatcggactgggcttgttgtcattgcaggcaatctcaacgctgtgcgttacagggaagacatcctcctcccttcctgcaggctcatcctgacatgaccctccagcatgacaatgccaccagccgtactgctcgttctgtgtgtgatttcctgcaagacaggaatgtcagtgttctgccatggccagcaaagagcccggatctcaattccattgagcacgtctgggacctgttggatcggagggtgagggctagggtcattccccccagaaatgtcaaaaaacttgcaggtgccttggtggaagagtggggtaacgtctcacagcaagaactggcaaatctggtgcagtccatgaggaggagatgcactgcaatacttaatgcagctcgtggccacaccagatactgactgttacttttgattttgacccccctttgttcagggacacattatttcatttctgttagtcacatgtctgtggaatttgttcagtttatgtctcagttgttgaatcttgttatgttcatacaaatatttacatatattaagtttgctgaaaataaacgcagttgacagtgagaggacatttctttttttgctgagtttatatagtaGTAAAACATATCATATAGTAAAACGTGTTTACAAGAGTCCTGTTCTCAAACTACGTGTCAAATGATTTCATGAGAAAACGTTCCTTCTGTTAGGGTGTGGCCATATCCTTGGATGAATCTCAATAGTTGTAGATGAACTTGTTAGGCACTTTATTAGGCTACACCCTAACAGCATTGTAAACAAGCATTCTTAAAACACCTACACAAATGTTCCAACCCTGAATGATTGACTACTGGCTCTTTGCCACTTGAAATACAACATTGCGTGCAGTTCTGCATCCTCCTCACAAACAAAGTGAAACTAGGCCTGAGCTTTGCTGCAGACTGCTGTATCAGTCGCTAATACTTTTAAAGGCCCCGTGCACTACTTtcgtgattttttttctcatgacTAAATTTTTTTTCTTGTGATTTTTAGGGaagtgctgcagcaccctcactTCCCGCAGCTATGGTTGTGCTGAAGGATGGCATATGCTCTAAAGCAGTGGTTCTCAATCTTGGTCCcggggacccaaaggggtgcacgtttgtttttgccctagcactacacagctgattcaaatcatcaactcATCAAAAGGCTTTTTGTGCTAGTGCAAAAACAAAAATTGATTGAGGATTGAGAACTTCTGCTCTGAAGTGTTGTCATGTTAGTCACCTACATTACACCTAATCTCGTTCACAAACACTTCCACCCAAACGCACGGAAGGTTTGGTGGACCAACGCATCAAACTTGGCCTTTATTAGTTAGGCTTAGGTTTCAAATCATATTTTAAGAAAATTAATTGTGGAAATAGGCagggtttagccataattatgacttttTGACTGTGTTTAGTGACTATGACAAATACTTTTCTCAGTAAGTTCACTCCTAAAGAATTCTATGGTCACTCCCACTAAGGCCAACTTTGAATGGTTGATATCCCAGGCTTTTGTGTGCAATAGCCTGGggacaacattacataaagaactacttaccttgatgaaagccccaaCCTAAAGAAATTGAGTGTCTTTCTCCTGAAATCAAGTTAGTTGTTCCTCagtacacaaacacgcacacaacaaAAACGAGCCCTATCGCGCGGTGCTTGGCCCAATCAGGTCTTTGACACATTCACCCACTCCCCCGCTAAAAGATCAGCCACAAAATATTGGCACCAGTCTAACAAGTTGTAATCAGGTTGTAATCAAGACATCGCCTCCAGCATGGGAACAGAAGAGGAATACCTGGTGCGGTAGTCTCATCttggttctgacacacacacacacaaacaagcttTGCAGGTCCATCAACTCATTCAAATACCTCTCACAACCTACAGTAACCTGTGGATCATGAGAGAACCTTAAATCAGCTTTACTTGAATAGCTTATTTATTGACACTTTATGTAGTGTCCTGTAATACTTAGTTTGAAGTGAGACACCTTCGGTCTTTCATAACAAATACATAAAGACTCTATATCACATGGCCCTGTACTTACTATAAAGTCAAACACCTTTGGTCATTCAGAACACATACATAAAGGCTTAATGATGTAAACAAAAAGGTATTAACACTTAGTGATAATTCTTTAACAGCTTAAACAAATAAACATTAAAGACATGTTTAAACCATACTGTAACGACCCTGCCGAGGGTCATtacaatacttttttattttacctttatttaactaggcaggtcagttaagaacaaattcttatttacttaTTTCCTTTTATTTGTccatttttaaaacaatacaaatTCATGAAGTTTCAAAAAGCCTGCAATGCAATTACattgaacattacacagggctgtgaatagtgtagcttgtCACTGAGCTGGTGGATGAATGGTTATTGCCTCTTAACAAAAAGTGTTAGCAGGTCTGTTAGGAAATACCTTTGTCACACCATCTGGATAAGCGCATTTCTGTGCTGTGCCAGAAACTGTAAATGGGAAGATGGGAAACTCCATTCAATTCGTATTATTATATTTGTCTGTCATTTACTAATCTCATGACGTGCCTATGACACGTGGCTGTATCTTGAGGGATTTGTATTTAGCTGAacctgctaactagctaaatttcGGCTAGCTGGTAATTGATGTGAACCTACCGAAATTATTTGAATTAACGATTAAGGTGCATACAGTATGTAATCTAAACCAACACTTAACTATTACAAACTAATTTAAATtacaataaataaaggttaacttgTTTTTCGCTGTACAGTGGCAGCAGAAGTGGGCATTTGATTTGTGAACCCATCACATGATTAGCGTCTCGTCAGCAACACAATAAAATACTTCCGAGTCAAGGAATTTCGAAAATGTTCAAAATAAAAGCCCCCCACGTGATTGTAGAAAAGTGTCAATAACCATTCATGATATATTCAAAATAATTGTTAAACATTAACAATGATTCGTATTTGTTCATATTTGAGTGACATTTGCATTCAACTTGGGTTTTAAAACATGTTCCAAGGTCAAATAAAATGTCCCCAATGCGAATCACTGTATATGGAATAGATATTGGCTTACAGCAAGAACGATTCAGGGTGCCCCAGTAAAAGTATTGTAGTGTGGCTGGCCTTTTACTCCCATATTCTAATGGCGGCTGAATCACATCACATGTGCGCTTACTGCACCACAGAAACCCGTAAAAACACCACTAGAGATTCACAGCTATAACTGTCCCTCTGTcaggagatacaactcaccactataactgtccctctgtcaggagatacaactcaccactataactgtccctctgtctggagatacaactcaccactataactgtccctctgccaggagatacaactcaccactataactgtccctctgtcaggagatacaactcaccactataactgtccctctgtcaggagatacaactcaccactataactgtccctctgtctggagatacaactcaccactataactgtccctctgtcaggagatacaactcaccactataactgtccctctgtcaggagatacaactcaccactataactgtccctctgtctggagatacaactcaccactataactgtccctctgtctggagatacaactcaccactataactgtccctctgtcaggagatacaactcaccactataactgtccctctgtcaggagatacaactcaccactataactgtccctctgtctggagatacatcTCACCACTATAACCGTtgctctgtctggagatacaactcaccactataactgatCCTCTGCTCTAGCCATTTGGTTGGCCTCcctgttgttctgtctgtctcactggccaatcagaacatgctccatggctaaatatgtggttgcttcaagttgtgtatttgcGGACTTTTATGTATTGCGTCCAATTTGAATGTTCATTATTACTTTTAGCAAATTAAACAAAAACGGGtgaaacctttaaaaaaaaagtttctaAATACGAGATTCACCGGCACATCTTTCCTCCAATGGGCTCTGTGCTTCTGCTCTCAAAATCCATGCCATTCACTGTGTTACCGGTAAGACCTGCTTTTTGCCTCAACTTCTCATTAGCACTGCAT
This window encodes:
- the LOC139408354 gene encoding uncharacterized protein, encoding MSSLDNQMGANSNDLRLVLVGLSGVGKSAAGNTILGQKVFDSRISFKTVTLKSERQEGEVCGKRVIVVDTPGLSNSDLSEEEVRGEINRAVTLCEPGPHAFLLVIQLGRFTEQEKSVMKTLTELLSANIDGDTMVLFTYGERLEDTTIDQFIHEDSNLKKLVKKCRGGYHVFKNNDTSNKNQVRELLEKIETRLQKKQKSWSWYWKGAAGCFFVIAAVMIVKVLLKRLQTRPPHIPPVSATCPVPDIVPPVPDMVPHVPDMVSSVPDMVSSVPDMVSPVPDMVSPVPDMVSPVPDMVSPVPDMVSSVPDMVSPVPDMVSPVPDMVSSVPDMVSPVPDMVPPVPDMVSSVPDMVSSVPDMVSPVPDMVSSVPATCPVPDMVSPVPDMVSSVPDMVSPVPDMVSPVPDMVSSVPDMVSSVPDMVSPVPDMVSSVPATCPVPDMVPSVPDMVSSLTDIVPPVPDMIPPVPDIVSSVPDMDPPVPATVPPVRESIWEMVKSNNNIIFTAGVGLTLLVIIRKIIRK